In Scomber japonicus isolate fScoJap1 chromosome 7, fScoJap1.pri, whole genome shotgun sequence, one genomic interval encodes:
- the lhx9 gene encoding LIM/homeobox protein Lhx9 isoform X1: protein MEVVGCKTEAGSCTLRPGPGAMLFHGISGDHIQGIMEEMERRSKTESRLAKGMQLNGRESTMPSMSPEKPALCAGCGGKISDRYYLLAVDKQWHLRCLKCCECKLALESELTCFAKDGSIYCKEDYYRRFSVQRCARCHLGISASEMVMRARDSVYHLSCFTCTTCNKTLTTGDHFGMKDSLVYCRLHFETLVQGPDYHPQLNFAELAAKGGGLTLPYFNGTGTAQKGRPRKRKSPAMGIDIPSYNTGCNENDTDHLDRDQQSYPPTQKTKRMRTSFKHHQLRTMKSYFAINHNPDAKDLKQLAQKTGLTKRVLQVWFQNARAKFRRNVLRQENGGVDKADGTSLPPPSSDSGALTPPSSAATLTDLTNPSITVVTSVTSSLDSHDSGSPSQTTLTNLF from the exons atggaAGTTGTGGGCTGCAAGACAGAGGCAGGCAGTTGCACGTTGCGTCCAGGACCGGGAGCCATGCTTTTCCACGGGATCTCCGGGGATCACATCCAAGGGATcatggaggagatggagagaaggtCGAAAACGGAGTCACGCCTGGCGAAGGGCATGCAGCTCAACGGGAGAGAGTCG ACAATGCCTTCTATGAGCCCGGAGAAGCCTGCTCTCTGTGCCGGCTGTGGCGGCAAGATTTCGGATAGATACTACCTCCTGGCCGTGGACAAACAGTGGCACCTGCGGTGTCTCAAATGCTGTGAATGTAAACTAGCGCTGGAATCGGAGCTAACGTGTTTTGCCAAGGATGGGAGTATCTATTGCAAGGAGGATTACTACAG AAGGTTCTCCGTGCAGAGGTGCGCACGCTGCCACCTCGGGATATCGGCCTCTGAGATGGTGATGCGAGCGCGCGACTCCGTGTACCACCTGAGCTGCTTCACGTGCACCACTTGCAACAAGACGCTGACCACGGGCGACCACTTCGGCATGAAGGACAGTCTGGTGTACTGCCGGCTCCATTTCGAGACCCTGGTGCAGGGACCGGACTACCACCCCCAGCTTAACTTCGCCGAGCTGGCAGCTAAGGGCGGCGGCCTCACCCTCCCCTACTTCAACGGCACCGGCACGGCACAGAAGGGAAGGCCGCGCAAGAGGAAGAGCCCGGCCATGGGGATAGATATACCCAGCTATAACACAG GCTGTAACGAGAATGACACCGATCACTTGGACCGGGACCAGCAGTCCTACCCTCCAACACAGAAGACCAAACGCATGCGGACCTCCTTCAAGCACCATCAGCTGCGGACAATGAAATCCTACTTTGCCATCAACCACAACCCAGATGCCAAGGACTTAAAGCAGCTGGCCCAGAAAACAGGCCTCACTAAGAGAGTTCTACAG GTTTGGTTCCAAAACGCAAGAGCCAAATTCAGAAGGAACGTTTTGCGACAGGAGAATGGAGGTGTTGATAAGGCTGATGGCACCTCACTCCCTCCACCCTCATCCGACAGTGGGGCCCTGACCCCCCCCTCCAGCGCGGCCACACTAACAGACCTGACAAACCCCTCTATCACTGTAGTGACCTCCGTCACCTCTAGTTTGGACAGCCATGATTCGGGGAGCCCTTCGCAAACTACCTTGACAAACCTTTTCTAA
- the lhx9 gene encoding LIM/homeobox protein Lhx9 isoform X3: MEVVGCKTEAGSCTLRPGPGAMLFHGISGDHIQGIMEEMERRSKTESRLAKGMQLNGRESTMPSMSPEKPALCAGCGGKISDRYYLLAVDKQWHLRCLKCCECKLALESELTCFAKDGSIYCKEDYYRRFSVQRCARCHLGISASEMVMRARDSVYHLSCFTCTTCNKTLTTGDHFGMKDSLVYCRLHFETLVQGPDYHPQLNFAELAAKGGGLTLPYFNGTGTAQKGRPRKRKSPAMGIDIPSYNTGCNENDTDHLDRDQQSYPPTQKTKRMRTSFKHHQLRTMKSYFAINHNPDAKDLKQLAQKTGLTKRVLQGEQILGHYSHTSRRLKIP; this comes from the exons atggaAGTTGTGGGCTGCAAGACAGAGGCAGGCAGTTGCACGTTGCGTCCAGGACCGGGAGCCATGCTTTTCCACGGGATCTCCGGGGATCACATCCAAGGGATcatggaggagatggagagaaggtCGAAAACGGAGTCACGCCTGGCGAAGGGCATGCAGCTCAACGGGAGAGAGTCG ACAATGCCTTCTATGAGCCCGGAGAAGCCTGCTCTCTGTGCCGGCTGTGGCGGCAAGATTTCGGATAGATACTACCTCCTGGCCGTGGACAAACAGTGGCACCTGCGGTGTCTCAAATGCTGTGAATGTAAACTAGCGCTGGAATCGGAGCTAACGTGTTTTGCCAAGGATGGGAGTATCTATTGCAAGGAGGATTACTACAG AAGGTTCTCCGTGCAGAGGTGCGCACGCTGCCACCTCGGGATATCGGCCTCTGAGATGGTGATGCGAGCGCGCGACTCCGTGTACCACCTGAGCTGCTTCACGTGCACCACTTGCAACAAGACGCTGACCACGGGCGACCACTTCGGCATGAAGGACAGTCTGGTGTACTGCCGGCTCCATTTCGAGACCCTGGTGCAGGGACCGGACTACCACCCCCAGCTTAACTTCGCCGAGCTGGCAGCTAAGGGCGGCGGCCTCACCCTCCCCTACTTCAACGGCACCGGCACGGCACAGAAGGGAAGGCCGCGCAAGAGGAAGAGCCCGGCCATGGGGATAGATATACCCAGCTATAACACAG GCTGTAACGAGAATGACACCGATCACTTGGACCGGGACCAGCAGTCCTACCCTCCAACACAGAAGACCAAACGCATGCGGACCTCCTTCAAGCACCATCAGCTGCGGACAATGAAATCCTACTTTGCCATCAACCACAACCCAGATGCCAAGGACTTAAAGCAGCTGGCCCAGAAAACAGGCCTCACTAAGAGAGTTCTACAG GGAGAACAAATCTTGGGGCATTACAGCCATACATCCCGACGTTTGAAAATTCCCTAA
- the lhx9 gene encoding LIM/homeobox protein Lhx9 isoform X2: MEVVGCKTEAGSCTLRPGPGAMLFHGISGDHIQGIMEEMERRSKTESRLAKGMQLNGRESTMPSMSPEKPALCAGCGGKISDRYYLLAVDKQWHLRCLKCCECKLALESELTCFAKDGSIYCKEDYYRFSVQRCARCHLGISASEMVMRARDSVYHLSCFTCTTCNKTLTTGDHFGMKDSLVYCRLHFETLVQGPDYHPQLNFAELAAKGGGLTLPYFNGTGTAQKGRPRKRKSPAMGIDIPSYNTGCNENDTDHLDRDQQSYPPTQKTKRMRTSFKHHQLRTMKSYFAINHNPDAKDLKQLAQKTGLTKRVLQVWFQNARAKFRRNVLRQENGGVDKADGTSLPPPSSDSGALTPPSSAATLTDLTNPSITVVTSVTSSLDSHDSGSPSQTTLTNLF, translated from the exons atggaAGTTGTGGGCTGCAAGACAGAGGCAGGCAGTTGCACGTTGCGTCCAGGACCGGGAGCCATGCTTTTCCACGGGATCTCCGGGGATCACATCCAAGGGATcatggaggagatggagagaaggtCGAAAACGGAGTCACGCCTGGCGAAGGGCATGCAGCTCAACGGGAGAGAGTCG ACAATGCCTTCTATGAGCCCGGAGAAGCCTGCTCTCTGTGCCGGCTGTGGCGGCAAGATTTCGGATAGATACTACCTCCTGGCCGTGGACAAACAGTGGCACCTGCGGTGTCTCAAATGCTGTGAATGTAAACTAGCGCTGGAATCGGAGCTAACGTGTTTTGCCAAGGATGGGAGTATCTATTGCAAGGAGGATTACTACAG GTTCTCCGTGCAGAGGTGCGCACGCTGCCACCTCGGGATATCGGCCTCTGAGATGGTGATGCGAGCGCGCGACTCCGTGTACCACCTGAGCTGCTTCACGTGCACCACTTGCAACAAGACGCTGACCACGGGCGACCACTTCGGCATGAAGGACAGTCTGGTGTACTGCCGGCTCCATTTCGAGACCCTGGTGCAGGGACCGGACTACCACCCCCAGCTTAACTTCGCCGAGCTGGCAGCTAAGGGCGGCGGCCTCACCCTCCCCTACTTCAACGGCACCGGCACGGCACAGAAGGGAAGGCCGCGCAAGAGGAAGAGCCCGGCCATGGGGATAGATATACCCAGCTATAACACAG GCTGTAACGAGAATGACACCGATCACTTGGACCGGGACCAGCAGTCCTACCCTCCAACACAGAAGACCAAACGCATGCGGACCTCCTTCAAGCACCATCAGCTGCGGACAATGAAATCCTACTTTGCCATCAACCACAACCCAGATGCCAAGGACTTAAAGCAGCTGGCCCAGAAAACAGGCCTCACTAAGAGAGTTCTACAG GTTTGGTTCCAAAACGCAAGAGCCAAATTCAGAAGGAACGTTTTGCGACAGGAGAATGGAGGTGTTGATAAGGCTGATGGCACCTCACTCCCTCCACCCTCATCCGACAGTGGGGCCCTGACCCCCCCCTCCAGCGCGGCCACACTAACAGACCTGACAAACCCCTCTATCACTGTAGTGACCTCCGTCACCTCTAGTTTGGACAGCCATGATTCGGGGAGCCCTTCGCAAACTACCTTGACAAACCTTTTCTAA